From Ictidomys tridecemlineatus isolate mIctTri1 chromosome 2, mIctTri1.hap1, whole genome shotgun sequence, the proteins below share one genomic window:
- the Rasal1 gene encoding rasGAP-activating-like protein 1 isoform X2, protein MVGKNDFLGMVEFPPQTLQQKPPSGWFRLLPLSSAEEDSGGSLGALRLKVRLSEDRVLPSGRYQPLRALLLDAVRAPAEEDTASPLAVLEEVASGDCRGDLATTLVKLFLGQGLAGPLLGYLTRREVARTTDPNTLFRSNSLASKSMEQFMKLVGMRYLHEVLKPVVSRIFEEKKYVELDPCKMDLGRARRISFKGAPSEDQVRESSLGLLTGYLGAIVDAIVGSVGCCPPAMRHAFKQLRLCVAERFPQAEHQDVKYLAVSGFLFLRFFAPAILTPKLFDLRDQHADPQTSRSLLLLAKAVQSIGNLGQQLGQGKELWMAPLHPFLLQSVSRVRAFLDQLVDVDGDEEAGGPVRALVPPSVTLREGYLQKRKEEPAGLATRFAFKKRYFWLSGEELACAKGPEGQERSSIPVSHIRAVERVDEGAFQLPHVMQVVTQDGAGALHTTYLQCKNVNELNQWLSALRKASAPNQDKLAACHPGAFRGGRWTCCLQAERPAAGCSRTHSAITLGDWSDPLDPDAETQMVYRQLLLGRDQLRMKFLEDSSLDPDLEEDTGRGPSATLGTCPEVLARQRAAAARLLEVLEDLDHAHEEFQGQGQGKVAPGPPAP, encoded by the exons ATGGTGGGCAAGAACGACTTCTTGGGCATG GTGGAGTTCCCGCCCCAGACCCTGCAGCAGAAGCCGCCCAGCGGCTGGTTCCGCCTCCTGCCCTTGTCCAGCGCCGAGGAGGATTCTGG GGGCAGCCTGGGGGCCCTGCGGCTGAAGGTGCGGCTCTCGGAGGACCGCGTGCTGCCCTCGGGGCGCTACCAGCCGCTCAGGGCGCTGCTCCTGGACGCCGTGAGGGCGCCGGCCGAG GAGGACACTGCCAGCCCCCTGGCtgtgctggaggaggtggcctcGGGGGACTGCCGCGGGGACCTGGCCACCACCCTGGTGAAGCTGTTCCTGGGCCAGGGCCTGGCCGGGCCCCTGCTGGGCTACCTCACCCGGAGAGAGGTGGCCCGCACCA CCGACCCCAACACGCTCTTCCGCTCCAACTCCCTGGCTTCCAAGTCCATGGAGCAGTTCATGAAG CTCGTGGGCATGCGCTACCTGCACGAGGTCCTCAAGCCAGTGGTCAGCCGCATCTTCGAGGAGAAGAAGTACGTGGAGCTGGACCCCTGCAAGATGGACCTGGGCCGGGCCAG GAGGATCTCCTTCAAGGGTGCACCCTCAGAGGACCAGGTGCGGGAGAGCAGCCTGGGGCTGCTGACCGGCTACCTGGGGGCCATCGTGGACGCTATCGTGGGCTCCGTGGGGTGCTGCCCGCCCGCCATGCGCCACGCCTTCAAGCAGCTGCGCCTCTGTGTGGCAGAGCGCTTCCCGCAGGCTGAGCACCAG GACGTGAAGTACCTGGCTGTGAGCGGCTTCCTCTTCCTGCGGTTTTTCGCCCCGGCCATCCTCACGCCAAAGCTCTTTGACCTCCGGGACCAGCACGCGGACCCCCAGACCAGCCGCTCGCTGCTGCTGCTGGCCAAG GCTGTGCAGAGCATTGGAAACCTGGGCCAGCAGCTGGGCCAGGGCAAGGAGCTGTGGATGGCACCCCTGCACCCCTTCCTGCTGCAGAGCGTCTCCCGCGTGCGGGCCTTCCTGGACCAGCTGGTGGACGTGGATGGGGATGAGG AGGCTGGTGGCCCAGTGAGGGCCCTGGTCCCGCCCTCGGTGACACTTCGAGAAGGCTACCTGCAGAAGCGCAAGGAGGAGCCGGCCGGCCTGGCCACGCGCTTCGCCTTCAAGAAGCGCTACTTCTGGCTCAGCGGGGAGGAGCTGGCCTGCGCCAAGGGCCCCGAGGGGCAG GAGCGCAGCTCCATCCCGGTGTCGCACATCCGCGCCGTGGAGCGCGTGGACGAGGGCGCCTTCCAGTTGCCCCACGTGATGCAGGTGGTGACGCAGGACGGCGCGGGGGCGCTGCACACCACCTACCTGCAGTGCAAG AACGTGAACGAGCTCAACCAATGGCTGTCGGCCCTGCGCAAAGCCAGCGCCCCCAACCAGGACAAGCTGGCCGCCTGCCACCCGGGTGCCTTCCGCGGCGGGCGCTGGACCTGTTGCCTGCAGGCTGAGcgcccag CTGCGGGTTGCAGTCGCACACACTCAGCCATCACCCTGGGGGACTGGAGCGACCCTCTGGATCCCGATGCTGAGACCCAGATGGTGTATCGGCAGCTGCTTCTGGGGCGGGACCAGCTCAG GATGAAATTCCTAGAGGATTCCAGTCTGGACCCAGACCTGGAGGAGGACACGGGCAGGGGTCCTAGTGCCACCCTCG GGACCTGCCCCGAGGTCCTGGCCCGGCAGAGGGCAGCGGCAGCCCGCCTGCTGGAGGTGCTGGAAGACCTGGATCACGCCCACGAGGAGTTccaggggcagggccaggggaaggtAGCCCCTGGCCCCCCGGCACCCTAA
- the Rasal1 gene encoding rasGAP-activating-like protein 1 isoform X1 has protein sequence MAKSSSLNIRVVEGRALPAKDVSGSSDPYCLVKVDDQVVARTATVWRSLSPFWGEEYTVHLPLDFHHLALYVLDEDTVGHDDVIGKISLSKEAITADPRGIDSWINLSPVHPDAEVQGEICLAVQVQEDARGRCLRCHVLQARDLAPRDISGTSDPFARVFWGGQSAETSTIKKTRFPHWNEVLELRATPGALTPLRVELWDWDMVGKNDFLGMVEFPPQTLQQKPPSGWFRLLPLSSAEEDSGGSLGALRLKVRLSEDRVLPSGRYQPLRALLLDAVRAPAEEDTASPLAVLEEVASGDCRGDLATTLVKLFLGQGLAGPLLGYLTRREVARTTDPNTLFRSNSLASKSMEQFMKLVGMRYLHEVLKPVVSRIFEEKKYVELDPCKMDLGRARRISFKGAPSEDQVRESSLGLLTGYLGAIVDAIVGSVGCCPPAMRHAFKQLRLCVAERFPQAEHQDVKYLAVSGFLFLRFFAPAILTPKLFDLRDQHADPQTSRSLLLLAKAVQSIGNLGQQLGQGKELWMAPLHPFLLQSVSRVRAFLDQLVDVDGDEEAGGPVRALVPPSVTLREGYLQKRKEEPAGLATRFAFKKRYFWLSGEELACAKGPEGQERSSIPVSHIRAVERVDEGAFQLPHVMQVVTQDGAGALHTTYLQCKNVNELNQWLSALRKASAPNQDKLAACHPGAFRGGRWTCCLQAERPAAGCSRTHSAITLGDWSDPLDPDAETQMVYRQLLLGRDQLRMKFLEDSSLDPDLEEDTGRGPSATLGTCPEVLARQRAAAARLLEVLEDLDHAHEEFQGQGQGKVAPGPPAP, from the exons ATGGCCAAGAGCAGCTCCCTGAATATCCGCGTGGTGGAGGGCCGGGCGCTGCCCGCCAAGGACGT GTCTGGAAGCAGCGACCCCTACTGCCTCGTGAAAGTGGATGACCAGGTGGTGGCTAG GACAGCGACCGTCTGGCGGAGCCTGAGCCCCTTCTGGGGCGAGGAGTACACGGTGCACCTGCCCCTGGATTTCCACCACCTGGCCCTGTATGTGCTGGACGAGGACACCGTTGG GCACGATGACGTCATCGGCAAGATCTCCCTGAGCAAGGAGGCCATCACGGCTGACCCCCGAG GGATCGACAGCTGGATCAACCTGAGCCCTGTGCACCCGGACGCGGAGGTGCAAGGTGAGATCTGCCTGGCGGTGCAGGTGCAGGAGGATGCCCGCGGCCGGTGTCTCCGCTGCCACGTGCTTCAAGCCAG GGACCTGGCCCCTCGGGACATCTCTGGCACCTCTGACCCGTTCGCTCGTGTGTTCTGGGGCGGCCAGAGCGCGGAGACGTCG ACCATCAAGAAGACGCGCTTCCCACATTGGAACGAGGTGCTGGAGCTGCGGGCCACGCCGGGCGCCCTGACCCCGCTGCGAGTGGAGCTCTGGGACTGGGACATGGTGGGCAAGAACGACTTCTTGGGCATG GTGGAGTTCCCGCCCCAGACCCTGCAGCAGAAGCCGCCCAGCGGCTGGTTCCGCCTCCTGCCCTTGTCCAGCGCCGAGGAGGATTCTGG GGGCAGCCTGGGGGCCCTGCGGCTGAAGGTGCGGCTCTCGGAGGACCGCGTGCTGCCCTCGGGGCGCTACCAGCCGCTCAGGGCGCTGCTCCTGGACGCCGTGAGGGCGCCGGCCGAG GAGGACACTGCCAGCCCCCTGGCtgtgctggaggaggtggcctcGGGGGACTGCCGCGGGGACCTGGCCACCACCCTGGTGAAGCTGTTCCTGGGCCAGGGCCTGGCCGGGCCCCTGCTGGGCTACCTCACCCGGAGAGAGGTGGCCCGCACCA CCGACCCCAACACGCTCTTCCGCTCCAACTCCCTGGCTTCCAAGTCCATGGAGCAGTTCATGAAG CTCGTGGGCATGCGCTACCTGCACGAGGTCCTCAAGCCAGTGGTCAGCCGCATCTTCGAGGAGAAGAAGTACGTGGAGCTGGACCCCTGCAAGATGGACCTGGGCCGGGCCAG GAGGATCTCCTTCAAGGGTGCACCCTCAGAGGACCAGGTGCGGGAGAGCAGCCTGGGGCTGCTGACCGGCTACCTGGGGGCCATCGTGGACGCTATCGTGGGCTCCGTGGGGTGCTGCCCGCCCGCCATGCGCCACGCCTTCAAGCAGCTGCGCCTCTGTGTGGCAGAGCGCTTCCCGCAGGCTGAGCACCAG GACGTGAAGTACCTGGCTGTGAGCGGCTTCCTCTTCCTGCGGTTTTTCGCCCCGGCCATCCTCACGCCAAAGCTCTTTGACCTCCGGGACCAGCACGCGGACCCCCAGACCAGCCGCTCGCTGCTGCTGCTGGCCAAG GCTGTGCAGAGCATTGGAAACCTGGGCCAGCAGCTGGGCCAGGGCAAGGAGCTGTGGATGGCACCCCTGCACCCCTTCCTGCTGCAGAGCGTCTCCCGCGTGCGGGCCTTCCTGGACCAGCTGGTGGACGTGGATGGGGATGAGG AGGCTGGTGGCCCAGTGAGGGCCCTGGTCCCGCCCTCGGTGACACTTCGAGAAGGCTACCTGCAGAAGCGCAAGGAGGAGCCGGCCGGCCTGGCCACGCGCTTCGCCTTCAAGAAGCGCTACTTCTGGCTCAGCGGGGAGGAGCTGGCCTGCGCCAAGGGCCCCGAGGGGCAG GAGCGCAGCTCCATCCCGGTGTCGCACATCCGCGCCGTGGAGCGCGTGGACGAGGGCGCCTTCCAGTTGCCCCACGTGATGCAGGTGGTGACGCAGGACGGCGCGGGGGCGCTGCACACCACCTACCTGCAGTGCAAG AACGTGAACGAGCTCAACCAATGGCTGTCGGCCCTGCGCAAAGCCAGCGCCCCCAACCAGGACAAGCTGGCCGCCTGCCACCCGGGTGCCTTCCGCGGCGGGCGCTGGACCTGTTGCCTGCAGGCTGAGcgcccag CTGCGGGTTGCAGTCGCACACACTCAGCCATCACCCTGGGGGACTGGAGCGACCCTCTGGATCCCGATGCTGAGACCCAGATGGTGTATCGGCAGCTGCTTCTGGGGCGGGACCAGCTCAG GATGAAATTCCTAGAGGATTCCAGTCTGGACCCAGACCTGGAGGAGGACACGGGCAGGGGTCCTAGTGCCACCCTCG GGACCTGCCCCGAGGTCCTGGCCCGGCAGAGGGCAGCGGCAGCCCGCCTGCTGGAGGTGCTGGAAGACCTGGATCACGCCCACGAGGAGTTccaggggcagggccaggggaaggtAGCCCCTGGCCCCCCGGCACCCTAA